The window ACGGTAAATGGATCTTCCACACACACACTCATTCGAGTCATTGTTCCTAGATGAAAATGCATTAATATTTAGAGAttccaaatatttaatttagtgGTCATGGAGTTATCACGTGATCTTTTAATGTGTTTTGGTTTATTGTGCACAATGAATCACTTATGATAAGTCATTTATCATTTGATTACTCCAATTCAATTCAAGTATGTTTAATTTTAGTGTTTTTCTCTATATATACCAAAAAGACAAATGCATTTTGGTGATATATTAGTCAAACtaattcatttaaacatttcAATATACACTACAACATATTACAAACTAAGGTGTTATAATTGACTTCATTCACATAGTACAAAGGCTACACACGAAGATCGTCATCCAGTGTAAATCCACGAAGAATTTTGACACTCATCTAAATAAGTGGAACTGacccaaaaattttaaaccaaccTGAAATTTGGGTCAGCCCAAAAATAAGTGGAACCGATCCAAAATTTTAAGATTGACCCAAAATATGTGACTAGTACCCAAAAGTATACTTAAATTACCCGAAACTGACCCGAATCAGACATGACCCGTAAAATAGCAGGTATTAATTGATAGGTTGTAGACAACTAGACCCGACCAACCCAGGCCCAACAAGCCCCAAACCGAAACTGATCAAAATTTTTTAGTTATACTATTGGGTCCAAATATCTAAGATCCAAAAGATGCGGACTCGATAAGCATGACCTGAAGCTGATCCAACGATCCAAATGCCCAGGTCAACAACCACTCACTCGCCACGTAGGTCTCAATCCATATGATGGCAGATTAGTTAATTTTTCAAAGATTCGAAAAACTTGTTTAATGATCATGCAATCATATGATCTTTTATTGTATTTTGATCTTACTCGCACTTTATTGCTAATAACTTTACAATAGATCATTTATTATGCGACTATTTCAACTTAAACACACCTATTCTAAAATCACTTAGAATATGTAactgaaaaatgtattttggtaacacttaacataaataattaaataaattatttaaaacatttcaaCATACACTGATCCGGTTTTTcgtttttggttcggttatggtcatgattttggtttggttcggaatggctttgaaaattggtttggtttttggttcgtttgggtttggtttttgatttttttttgaaaaaaatataaaaaactgaAAGTACCCAAAAATAACTGAAAACCGAACGATCCaaataaccaaatttaaccaaaaataaCTGAATTTAACCAGAAATATccgttattaagaaaaatatactgAAAtctaaccaaaacaaaaaatcgGTTAATtcagaaataaaattaaaaataaaaattaaccaaaattcGAACCGAACCAATATTTCGGTTCACTCGGTAGAATTGTGGCcgaaccgaataaaccgaaaccAAAAATATCTGATCCGAATAAACCGAAATATCGGAACTCGCAGAGCTAATTTTAGCTATCCAACGACATAAGTTTATACATGAAAAGTTTATAATGTGCGTATAAAGCGCCAATGATCATTGTACAAATACCATCGTGACTATGATTTTAGGACGTGATTGATGATAGAGAAGATCCACCTACGTAATAGAACAAGTTTAAGTTAATTTTCCTGATTTTCACATATCAACTTCAATAACTATATTGTATAACGTGTCATGTGACCAGGTTTTGCCAGAAAAAAATGGGTTAATTTGTGAACTAGCCATGTTTGGCATGTAAATTAAGtaattagttttgattttgacGTAATGTAATGTCATGTATTTAACATACAATTTATCCGGTTCTGCCCTTTCTCATAACAGGTTACCAGTTATAAGTGACATAGTACATGACGTCGTTGGTTTTGTGGCGTTACGAGAATCATATGTTATGAAGTGTGACGTATACTTACTATTCTATATacgtaaaataaaatagaatatgcAATGGATCACACAAAAGGTAAAATAGGATAGAGAGATTTATACAACTTTTGTAATGTTTATATACTAACATTGAATTACCTACTGCTTTGTCAGAGTGAATCTAAACAATTCATACTAAACCCAAAACCATtgatcactaaaccctaaaccactgAACAGTAAAcccaaaatgaaaatataaaccgtaatctaaaaatcaaaacatggaaataatacaatattatattcCATTCTACATGGTTCACATTGAATAGACAAACTGTTAAAGTAGGTGAAGGTATGTGATGGAGACGATGTTACCATGTGTGAGAGAATATGACTTAATCAATGGAATAAATGACTAAGACTTATTAATAGATTTGGCATATGAAGGAATTCCAAGAAGCCACATAATAAAGTGTAATTACTAAAGATAGTCTTACTCTGTTAAGAGAAATGAGTGGTGTCAGAGTAAAAGCCATAGCAGTTCATGTTCCATGCTACATGGGGCACATATAATAGAAATCTGAAAATGTAGTTACCAATGTGCACGACTTAATGAGAGATAATGTCATCTAAGCAATctatactaaaccctaaaccattgatcattaaacCCAAAACCACTTATCACTAAacctaaaatgaaaatataagcCCTAATCTAAATatcaaaacatgaaaataatacaatattttatttcattctacATGGTTCAAATAGAATAGAAAAACTGTTAAAATAGGTGAAGGTACGTGATGGAGATGAGGTCACCAGGTGGGAGAGAGTACGACTTAATCGATGGAATAAACGACCAAGACTTATTAACAAATTTGGCATATGAAAGAATTCTAATAAGCCATGTAATAAGGTGTAATTATTAAAGATAATTTTACTCTGTTAAGGAAAACGAGTGGTATCAAAGTAAAACGTTTCATGCTACATGGGACACATAGAATAGAAATCTAGAAAAGTAGTTATCAATGTGTACGAATTAATGAGAGATGACGTCACCTTATAGGAGAGCAGATGACGTAGCTGATGGAATAAATGACCAAGAGTGTTTCACGCGTAACTTgaagtaaataattaatatttttttccagtAGGTTGCACCGGTTAACTTCAAAGGCATAAATGaattattacaaaaaatataatgtgtATATTGAAAAGCTAGGGTATTTGGCTATGGACCTATTTATACTTTTTTCTTGGTCATACGATCCAATTTcccaaaaaaatcaatcataaCTTGGAATACAACATCACAAAGCCTTGCTTCTTTACAAAATAATTGTATATCTTTACAAAATAATCTACATTATAATAGCGCAGTTGCATCACTCCTGATGCGACACATCAGCAGGTAAGTGGGCTCCACTtttaaaaagtgtgaaaaaTGTCAAGTTTGTATTTCGAACCCGGGTTACTATGATATAAACACCAACATTTATACCACTAGACTAAAGgatactttgtacattgatgaccgaaacaaatatatatttatgaatgtcatctgttttattttttaatgggTCTATGTAAAAACACTCAATCGACCAAGTTATCATTCAAGCCCACCAATATTTATAATTAGTAAATTACGGATCGTCATCGCTCTTGCCTCTCTGTCAATCATGCCGACGTTCCGTATGAACCCTAATTTAGAGCTTCAGGAGTTCACCCAGCCTTTgctcaaaaaaagaagaagattcacCCAGCCTCCGTCACATCTATCATCACTTCTAATAAAGGTTTTCACTATGTTGAACTAAGCATATTTTTCCCACTTCTGCCGTTTCAGGTATCCATCGGCCCACTATTATAAATATGTTGCAAATAACAATATTTTCACTCACTATTTTCACTTCCCAATTATGCCTAATGTTGATTTTCTCAGCGATGTCGCGAAACTTCTTTTCCATGAGCTCGATGAGATACTGTGATGTTTTATTGGAATAATAATTTCAAGTATTGCATGGTTATTCTGATGTATCGTATCAGATGGAGAACATATTGGAATTTCTAGGCTAGAACAAGTTTTAGTTGATCACAAGACTGACCGAAAGCAATATTCTTTGAGTTTACTCCAGACTTATGTATTAACTTCATGTTAGAATTTTTGTCATATAAGTTTGTATAGGTTAGCAGTTTCGATTATATGTTTTCCCGATTATGATTGAATCctacttttgtttttctttccttGGTTAGGTAAATATCTTTGCCAAGGCTGATGACCTTCAGAATCAGGCTCAACCTCTTGAAGATTTTTTCCACAAGGCTTAAACCGAAGGTATTTAGTAAATGTTGAATCTTGTTAGAAAGATTTAGTTCTTTGATTTCGTCTTCATGTGTATATTTTTACATGCAGCTTATGTTTATATTTGGGACTCTATATTAACTAAGATTAACTAACCAACAAAATATGTAGGAAAAAAGTGTGGTGATTGTGGTAGGAAAGACTTTTGATCAGTTGGTATCAAACTGTCCTGATAATGTTCATCTTAAGGTAAGTAAAACCAAAAGATCACTCTGCTAAACCAAAGATTTTATTAATCGAAACCGAGATAAAAACTCATGGATCGTGTGGGGGAAACTAAAAACAGGTACATAAACCATGGTGTTGAATTGTGAGGCACTAAGAAGCACATGTCGTGAAGTTGGCTAAGCATTTCAAAGactttgagaattttatttgtaAGAATTTATGCATCGGAAAATGAGTAGCTTAAACTACTTGTGAATTAAATCTTACCTAAAACCAAGATAGGTGACCCGATCTTGTTAATGACATGTTAATGATTATCTGACGATATTTCTCTGTAAATTTGGTAGAAATGAGAAGCAGAATAACCCTTTTCATAGAGCTTCACTAGCTCAAACCCTTTTCACTTTTACTACTTTTTGGTATATCTTAACAAGTCTGATTTGCAGTTAAAACTATTAATTAAATTGAGATTCCAGGACATGGTTGTATTCATCAACGAAAAGTTAAAACCAAAAGGTGGTACTGTGAAGGATGAATTGTAGTCAACGGAAATGTAGACATAGGAAGAgacataattattttaatgtGACATTACATGATTCTAATATTCTAATTAATATTCACACCCTTTTGACCTCCGTCTCATAGCTGTACGCCGGTACCTGCAGTTCATTCATAGGAAAAGATTAGGATAAAACTAGAAGAACACAAAGTTATACTGTACAAAACTtgataaataaatcatatatctGTGCCATCAATATATGAAAAGGAATTACAAATACCAGAAAACAtacaaaacacaaatataacACATGCAAATAATATGACCTTGCAAGTACAtgcaaattataaaataatataaggcGCCGAGACCCAAACTGTATATAGCATGCACTTATAACTAAATGATATAGAAAATCCACTAACCCCGTATTTGCACGGAGTGAAAGCCACCTAGTTGTATATAAAGTGATACATGTTTAAAAACCTACTGTATATAGTTCTATACATAACTAcccaaaataataattaaaaaaaatattattttttttaaatccaatacaaaaaataaacaaatagtaATTTCATTCCATACAAGAGGTAAGTCTCTGTCTAGTGTTTTAATATAGCATAAATAGCCACTTTTTCATGTACAAATATATCCTTAATGATAACTCTAGCTACTGAATTAAATACAGTGATTGTTTTGTAATGAACACATCAACATGGAATACTTGGAAATGCTTGCCTCAGATCATCGTCCAATCTTGGTCAGGTTCGCGCTTGAGGAAGAGACATGGGGCGTGGTCGTTTCATCCTTGATAAAAGGCTTGCAAAGCAGAAAGGGGTTGAAGAGATAGTCAAACTGGGATGGGGAGTGGAGTCTGTGGAGAGTGATATACCGCTTCTGGAAAGGATTAACAGATGCCGTTGAGAGCTGGCTAAATGGAAAAGAGTAACTAGCATAAGTGCAAAGAGCAGGATTAAAAGAATAAAGGAGGCGCTGGAGAAGGAGATTGCAAAGATTTTACCTGATTGGCAAAGGCTCAAGATGCTCAAACGAGACCTCAGTAAAGCGTATCGTGATGAAGAATCCTTTTGGAGGCAACGGAGTAGAGTTCGGTGGCTTAGACTTGGTGATAGGAACACAAAATACTTTCACCTATGTGCTAAAGGAAGGAAGAACCGAAATAACATCCTCCTTCTTAAGGACCCCCAGGGCGTGGAACATGTTTCTGAAGGATCAAAGGGGAGTATAGCTGTGGACTACTTCAGAGATATTTTTACAAGCTCGAACCCTTGGGATCTTGAGAGCTTGTTTGAAGGATTCCAGAGTAGAATCTCTCCTCCAATGAACACTATGTTAACAGCTCCGGTATTGGCAGAGGAGGTTAAGGTCGCAGCTTTCTCTATCAAGGAAGATAGTGCACCGGGAGCAGATGGACTAACAGGTACTTTCTACAAACGATTTTGGTCTATTGTGGGTCCAAACACGGTTAGAGAAGTGCAGAGCTTCTTCCATACGGCTGTTCTTCCTGCTGGATGGAACCATACGCAGATATGCCTACTTCCCAAAGTATCTAACCCTTCGATGATGACTGAGTTAAGACCTATTAGCTAATGCTCGGTGCACTATAAAATCATCTCTAAGATTCTATGTGGCAGACTGAAGACAATACTGCCAGAGATTGTATCTGATACTCAAGGTGCATTTGTCAGTGGACGTCTCATCACTCACGAGATGGTGCATGCTTTGAGGAGAAAGGAGGGGATTAATAGTAATTATATGGCTATCAAGACAGATATGTCCAAGGCTTACGACCGGGTAGAATGGTGCTTCGTGGAGTCTCTACTGGAGAAGATGGGGTTTGATAGGAAATGGGTGACATGGATTATGTCCTGCATCAGCTCTGTGACATACTCTGTGCTTTTAAACGGCAGACAACACGGTTTCATAAAGCCAGAGAGAGGGATTCGTCAAGGGGACCCCCTATCtccatttctttttattttgtgtgcGGAGGCTTTGGTGAATACTCTTAATCAAGCTGAGGCATCTGGGAAGCTGAATGGCGTGAGACTGTCTAGGGAAGGACCGGCTGTGCACCATCTGCTTTCCGCTGATGATAGTTTGCTGCTCTGCAAAGCATCTATCGAAGAAGGAGAGGAAATTGTAAAGAGACTGAAGTTGTATGGTGATGCGTCGGGTCAAATGATTAACACCGCTAAATCATCAATCATCTTTGGCTCTAACGTTCCTCAGCAGACGCGGGATGAGATGAAAGCAGTGCTGGGTATAGCTATAGAAGGGGGTGAAGGATCCTATCTAGGACTACCTGAATGTTTCAGCGGTTCTAAGGTTAAGCTTCTAAACTTCATCCAGGAGAAGGTACAGAAAAGACTTAGAGGTGGAGGCTCCAAGATTTTATCTCAAGGTGGTAAAGAGATCATTCTTAAATCTGTGGGAATGGCGTTACCGGTCTTCGCGATGAGCTGCTTTAGGTTACCTAAAGATCTGTGTGCAAAACTAACGAGCATCATGACTGAGTTTTGGTGGGGAGGCACATCAGGAAAAAGGAAAATCCCATGGGTTGCTTGGAAAAGGTTATGTAAGCCTAAAGAACTAGGTGGAATGGGCTTCAAGGACATAGCTTGGTGTAATCAAGCCTTGCTATGCAAGCAAGCCTGGAGAATATGGTCTAATCCTCAGTCCTTGTTGGCCAGAGTCATGAAAAGCAGATACTTCAGACAGGGAGACTTCTTGGACTGTCCTATAGGCAATAGACCATCGTATGCGTGGAGAAGCATAGTACATGGACGTGAGCTATTATCGcaagggatcttgaagcatatTGGGAATGGGAGAGAGACGCATGTTTGGTATGATAACTGGCTTCTCCTGCCCACACCTAGGCCTCCGAGATATAGAACGGATGAAGTAGACCTTACGCTCACTGTACACGATCTTATTGACTCGAGACATGGAACTTGGGATGCCCAGAAGATCCGACATCTTTTTGTTGAGGAAGACGCTACTGCGATTTTGGGAATGAAGCTAAATCTTCAGAGAGAAGATACAATGGTCTGGGCTTTTAGCAAGAACGGAACGTATGATTCTCAAAGCGGCTATAAACTACTGAATCTCATACAGACAATTGAGAGTCCAATGACAGCTTCGAATCTACCTCCTGTTGAGAGAAACTTGTGGTCTAATCTATGGAAGGTGAAAACGCTACCTAAGGTTAGGCACTTCATGTGGCGTGCATTGGCTGGAGCCTTAGCGGTCTCGGAACGTCTGGCTTCTCGAGGTATCAATGTTGGAACTACTTGTAAGGTATGTCAGTCTCAACCGGAAACCATTTGTCATGTTCTTTTTCACTGCCCGGTTGCGAAAGAGGTATGGAGATTATCAGGCTTTCCTATCCCAGCAGCTGGTttctcaaccaactcagtcttTCTAAATTTTCACCACTTGCTCGAAAGCTGCAAGAAATGTCATTTACCTGAGAAGACTAGATTGGTATTCCCGTGGGTTCTCTGGCAGTTATGGAAATCTAGGAACCGCTGCGTGTTCGAACATGTAGTTTTTGGAGCTAAGGAAGTATGGGAGAGAATCCAAGTAGAGGCGGAAGCTTGGAGAGCGGCTAACGTGACGGACAAGGAAGATAGGGATCAAGATGCAGCTGGTGATTCTACATCAACGTGGAAAAAACCGTGCCCAAGCTTTGTTAAGTGTAACATTGGGTCGTCTTGGGTTGATGGAAACCAGAATTGTGGTGTTGCTTGGTTGACAAGGAATCATGCTGGAGCAGCCTTAGCCCATAGCCGTCGCTCATATTCTCATGTCTCATCATCCTTAGAGGCTGAGCCACTGGGTTTTTATTGGGCATCTGAAAGCGTCTCGACGATGAGATATGAAAAGGTGGTGTTTGAGTCCACGTCGTACCTGGCGGGAGAAGCAATTTTAAAGCCCGGAAACTTCCCTCAATGGCTCAGTCTGATAGAAGCTATAAGAGAGAAATTGTCCCTGCTCAGGTTGTGGTCCATTTCATATGTTAACAGAGGGGCGAACAGATGTGCCGATGCAATTGCTCTCAGTGTCACTAGAGATCAATGCTACGCGTCCTACATAGCTACGGACTGCCCTGGGTGGCTACTGCCCATTGTACGTGAGGATGAGAGTGGGATATTCAGTGCGCATTAGTTGGGGTTGCGGCGGTGCGGATTCATGACAGGCTTGTGATACTTCCTTCGCAACTGCGAGTTCTATGGGAGCGGAGTGATGTTGTTTGATTTATGTTGTTCGTTTTTTATTTGAGTGTGGGGTCCTGTTGGTATCTTCCACACTCTGTTTTTCTcgtatctttcttcttctcttgttgCCCAAACCATCACGTTTTAGTTAgaaagtgttaaaaaaaaagaacacatcAACTAAATGTTTGTTTACATTATTAAAATAGGTTAGATGATTTGTGTAACATCTATACATTTTAATTCGGGGAACGGAAGAGACGTAAATTTTttccaaacaaaataaaaatcatttttttattaaaaaatttaaagcacAACTAATCTTTAGGAAATTGtaaatttaatacatattttttattcatgCGTAAAATGATGACATATTCACTACCCAaattttctctctctcctctcctagAGAGAGAGTTCTCTCTCGTCAATCTTTCCTCTCTTATCAAATTTCTATCTTTCAGAGAGGCAAAGATTTTTGAGAGTGAGAGAGATCCACTTTTTGGTTCCGGTTTCGGTTTCATCCGACCGGACTCTGTCTCCGGCGTTCTCGCCTTTTCCTCCGGCGAAGATCGGCCGGCTTTTGTCTCCGCGTCGCATATACCTTTATGTGACGGCGGCTTACTCCGGGTTTTTTCCCGTTTACGTCGATCTACTCTTCTTCTGGCTATCACCATCAAATCGTCTCTCTTTCTTTCCTAGTCGGATTGTTCTTTCCCTTAGTTGGAAAGCCGGTGATGGATAGATCGATTGTAGATGATTGTTTTTTTCTGAAGGGTAGATCCGGTTGGCGATTGGGTTTCTTTGAAGCTGGCTCTTGTAGCATCCGTTTCATCGATGATCTCCGCTAGCGGCGGAGTTCTGATGCGCCGCCTCCTTGCTTCCGGTGGACGACAGCGGACCTTCATCTTGACACGTGTGCATGCATCGCCGGGCGAACGCACACGCGGTGGGTGACGTGTCCCTCTCTCCTCGACGGTTTACTCTATGGGCTGTCGGCccatatttgttttctttggttGGCCCATCTGTTTGGGTTTTTCTCTTTGTTCCGTTGGCCCGTTTGCTGTTTGGGCTTTTTGTAAAGTTGTTGGGCTTAGTCTCTTGGGCTTTGTCCCATTTAATAAATtcagatgataaaaaaaaaaaaaaaaaaatgatgacataTTCATGGGGTAAAAAATGGCATTATTCCTGAcgtaaaaaaatagttaatacTTTTACTGGATTACAGTTGTGTAACACCTGTACATTCACGAGGGCATTATCGTCATTTTGACTGGACTATATCCCGCTTCTTTTTCATTAGTCATCTTCAACAATTTTCGTCTCATGGCATTCCCAGTGACGAATCGCAGAGACTAACCGCAAAGACGAACGCAGAGACGAACCTCAGAGACGAATCTCGGAGATGAATTTCTTCATTAGCGCTTCACTTGCCTTCTTCGTTCTCAGTATCTACACCGCGCACTACATCGTCGAGCTCCACAAAACCACCAAAGATTCTGCTGAGCGcgattttgtttcaaaaactTCGCTGTACGTCTctatcgaagaagaagaagacgtatCGTACTCGCCATTGCAACAAGACTATTACCGAGACTCTTGCCCTTCCGCCGAAAGAATCATCCGAAAAGCTCTTAAAGAGATCTACAAGGCGAGACCTAGCATAGCTCCATCTCTAATCCGCCTCCTCTTTCACGATTGCTTCATCGAGGTAAGATTCTGTAAAACCGCTAATGGTTTCTTGTTTATGGACTGTTGTTTGAGGATATGCTTGAACTTGGATACAATCGATTCGATTGAGGTTAGATTCTGTGAAATGATTCGACTGAGGTCAGATTATGTGAAATGATTCGATTGAGGTCAGATTTTGAACAGTTTTCTTGAGGTTTTGGCAGGGATGCGATGCCTCGGTACTTGTAGACGCAGATGAATCTCAGACTTCGGAGAAAGAAGCGCCTCCTAACCTGTCACTGAAAGGACTTGATGTCATTGCGTTTATCAAGTCCGAGCTAGAGAATACCTGTCCGGGAGTTGTTTCCTGCGCTGACACTCTTGCCTTGGCCACTAAAGAAGCAGTCTCACTGGTATCACGCATCTGTTTGTCCTTTGTATCTGCTTTGTCCATTTAATCTTTCTATAGCTCCTTTTAACCATTTGTGTTTGTCCGCTTTCAGGCTGGTGGTCCAAAGTATAGTTTACGAATTGGGAGGAAAGACAGTCTAGTGACGTTCAAGGACATTGCACAACGTGAGCTTCCTTCACCACATGCTACCCTCTCTGAAATACTTGCAAGGTTTGCTTCTAGAGGATTCAGCCCACAAGAAACTGTCAGCTTATTGGGTATTCCTCACTTCTTGATAGTCTCTCTTCTGTTTTGCTAAAATCTGGTCGTAACTGTTCATTGCTCACTTGTTAAAATCGGTTTTAAGTTGTCATGATTCTTTTCTTCTGATTGTTCATATTGCAGGAGCCCACAGCATAGGCATTACGCACTGCACATTCTTTCAGGACCGGCTGTACAACTTTTCAGGAACCGGGAAGCCTGACCCTGAGCTCAATACAGGGTTCCTCCAAGAACTGAAGAGCAAATGCCCCTTCTCTGCCTCGGCATCATCTCCATCTCCGTGCCCTGACACTGCTTCTGCACCGTCCTTACCTGCATCAGATTATCACACCAACTACGGTCTGAGCTCGGAGAACCAGATTGATGGAACCATCGACTTGAGCTTCAACAATGAAGGAGGTTACCTTAACTTCGGATCACGCTACTACAGGAGACTGTTGCAGAATAAAGGGGTCATGTTCTCAGATCAGCAACTGATGGCCAGTGAAGAGACCGAGACATGGGTGAGAGCTTACGCTTCTGATCCTCTCTTGTTCCAGCGAGATTTCATCAAGTCCATGGTGAAACTCTCCAGCTACCATGTCCTGACTGGTCCTTTAGGTCAAGTCAGAACAAACTGCTCAAAAGTCCTTCCCTTGAActgattctcttcttctttttttaccaCTCTTGATCTCTCCCTTTACCATTTGCGATTTGTTCTGATTTGTATAACAATGTGGGACCTTTGGTTCAATGAGTTTATGTTGAACGATTAGGTTTTTCAATTCAAAAAGCTCATCTGTTCTTACAGAGTTCTCAAGGGCACAAGTCAAATAAACCTTTAGTTCAACTTGATGAAGAATTTGAAGCAGATATAGGTCATGGGGTTCGTCATGTTTGTGGCCTGATGAAATGGTAACTTACCTTCTTTGATACTCAAGAAACCGTGTTGTAGCCGTATGATGAACCCTTGTGAACGTGCTCATCTATAGAAACACAATAAAATGCGTAACCATTGTGTCTTATGATGCTAAAAGAGGGAATGGAGAGTTGCATTTACCTAAAAGTGATACCCCAACCAACGCATCAGCCAGAACTTTAACCATTACCAACTTTGTATATGATCAGAGGCCACCCAACGGCCATGAAGGTGAAGACACAAGCCATACTTATCTTGACCCTGTTCACTTCCCTCGGTCTAAACTTTCTCAGATTGAAGTGACAGTTCACCCTATCAGAAACACTTCCTATCCTTAAGTAATCAATATACAGAGAAGAAACCTTGATAAGTGCATACAGAGTTAAGAAACTTAAATGTGTCTATACCATTGAGCTATGGACAACCAATGCCTAATTGGGCCATATCGAAACTTGTTTGCCATTCGCAGAATGGGCGATGGATCAAACTCCTCTGGTGGAACTGTTTGCCAAGCTGTGTCATGAACTAACCTATATAAACAAAGTCATGACGTCTCTTATACATGTGTTACAAGTGGTACGTccatatcatattattttattcaaactaTTCCAGTTGGGTGTATAAATATCTTGTATTCCATCATAAAAATATGTCGCTgaggttttcttcttctttctcttctccaAAAGAAAATTGAAGAATGGGGTCTGATGCATTATGGGCTGAACCCACCTGAAACGAAGAACAGATCTAGTCCAGTAGCTTATTGAGAGTTGCGGTACATGTGAGCTGGGTGATCCATATGACAGTAATGCACACACAAAAATCCACATAAAATGTCATCAAAACTGATAGGAAATTAGCTGAAAATCACGTTTTACCCCTAATTTGATAGATTAGGTTCCTGCTGATTCAGCCATAAATAAACATTATGTGTAGAGTGTTCAATATAAGAAAAGAACTACTCAGACCTCCAGCCAAATTTCAACGTAGAATGTCTTAGTCATAGCATTGGTTATTTTGGGGTTTAAAAAGCAGTTCTAACTAGAActaaagttttatt of the Brassica rapa cultivar Chiifu-401-42 chromosome A03, CAAS_Brap_v3.01, whole genome shotgun sequence genome contains:
- the LOC103862015 gene encoding putative Peroxidase 48: MNFFISASLAFFVLSIYTAHYIVELHKTTKDSAERDFVSKTSLYVSIEEEEDVSYSPLQQDYYRDSCPSAERIIRKALKEIYKARPSIAPSLIRLLFHDCFIEGCDASVLVDADESQTSEKEAPPNLSLKGLDVIAFIKSELENTCPGVVSCADTLALATKEAVSLAGGPKYSLRIGRKDSLVTFKDIAQRELPSPHATLSEILARFASRGFSPQETVSLLGAHSIGITHCTFFQDRLYNFSGTGKPDPELNTGFLQELKSKCPFSASASSPSPCPDTASAPSLPASDYHTNYGLSSENQIDGTIDLSFNNEGGYLNFGSRYYRRLLQNKGVMFSDQQLMASEETETWVRAYASDPLLFQRDFIKSMVKLSSYHVLTGPLGQVRTNCSKVLPLN